The Candidatus Neomarinimicrobiota bacterium nucleotide sequence CGCCCCGGCCTCCCAGGATTGGTGCGTGACGGTCGTCACCAGGTGCCCGGACACTGAATAGACCAGCACTCGGATGCGTTGCTGGGACGGCAGGGTAAATCGGATAGTCATACGCTGATTACTCGGATTCGGATAGCAATCTAAGGTAGGGTGCTTCGGAAGCATGTCGCGGGGATCGGATTCGATGGAGACTTGACGCCCATTAATCCGGGCGGCAAGCAGCCGGCGGGTTTCGGTACGTTGCGCAATCATGACGATCCCAATACTATCGGCAAACCAGTATGCCGTCTTATCGTGCATAAACATGGGATAATCAATTCCCACACCGAAGCACGCGTCAAACACCCGGGCGGACGTCTCGACTGATCGCAAAGGCGCCGCAACTCCATAGTGCCCAACGGTGCTATCGGGTTTCCACGAGACAAAGGTATCACCGACGGCGGTCGTAAAATCGAACCACGGGGTAACGATAGAATCTCGCGCCACCCATTCCCAGAGCGTCTGCGTGGAATCCCACCTGACCTGCCACGTTCGATTCGATTGCGTCATGTGCCACAGCACGTGGCCTGCCACCGTGTCTTGCCCCGTCACTTCCCACTGCACCGTATCAAGCACCGACGTTTCTGGATACACTTGATATGTCCACGTATTCCCGAGTTGCAATGGAAGCCAGTTCGATTGCCCAAAGCTTGACGTGACGCATACACAGCTAAGCAATACACACAAACATAAAGATTTCATCACCTCCTCCTTTGACAACGCTTGAATTCAATTCTGAAGTGCAACACCCCCTGGTGGACAACGCGTGTCCGGTGCTGTAGGTTCGGATGCAGTGGTTGCCACAAAACCGAAAGGAGTGTTGCCCATGGCCTATGGCCATCTCTCACAGAATGAACGCTTTATGATTGCCAATTTGCTTGACTATGCCTATCCGGTGTCGGAGATTGCCCAGATGTTGCGCCGCAGTCCCAGCACCATTTCTCGGGAAATCCGCCGGAACCGCACCCCGGACGGGTACCATGCCGGCCAGGCCGACGCCCAGGCCCAGCAGCGCCGGTGGGACGCGACCTCGCGTACCATCTCCGATCACCAGTGGGCCCTCATCGAGGACAAGATCCGGCAGGACTGGAGCCCGGAGCAAATCCACGGCTGGCTCGACCACACCGGCCAGCAGCCGGTCAGTCATGAATGGATCTACGAATATATCTACCGCGACCAGACGGCCGGGGGGCCGCTCCATACCCATTTGCGCTGCCAAAAAACGCAGCGCAAACGCTATGGCACCTATGGGAAGCGCGGGCCCATTCCCCACCGCGTCTCCATCTCCCAACGCCCCGCGACGGTCGACACCCGCGAGCGCATTGGCGACTGGGAAGGCGATACCATCCTGGGGAAAGGCCGCTCCCAGGCTCTGGTCTCCCTGGTGGATCGCGCCACCCGCTTCACGCTGCTGGCCAAGGTCGACCGCAAGGCCGCCGACGCCGTGCAGGCCGCCATTGTCCGGCTCCTGCGCCCCTATCCAGCCCAGACGCACACGCTCACCCTCGACAACGGCCCCGAGTTCGCCCGCCATCAGACCATGACCCAAAAACTCCACATGGCCGTCTACTTCGCGCATCCGTATTCGGCCTGGGAACGGGGCACCAATGAAAACACCAACGGCCTGGTGCGCCAATATCTGCCCAAAGGCACCGCCTTCGACGATGTCACCGACGCGGATCTCGACTGGATTATGCACCGTCTGAACACCCGGCCCCGAAAATGTCTGGACTATCGAACCCCGGCCGCCCTATTTTATGGAAACCACGAAACGTCGTCTGTTGCACTTCGCGGTTGAATTCAAGAATATGAAGCCCCCTAACGGCCCCAGTTCACCGGCAGCCTGTCCCGTCGATCCGGCATTTGAC carries:
- a CDS encoding T9SS type A sorting domain-containing protein; this encodes MYPETSVLDTVQWEVTGQDTVAGHVLWHMTQSNRTWQVRWDSTQTLWEWVARDSIVTPWFDFTTAVGDTFVSWKPDSTVGHYGVAAPLRSVETSARVFDACFGVGIDYPMFMHDKTAYWFADSIGIVMIAQRTETRRLLAARINGRQVSIESDPRDMLPKHPTLDCYPNPSNQRMTIRFTLPSQQRIRVLVYSVSGHLVTTVTHQSWEAGAHEVTWPAAQSASGVYFIVLQTSEQVLSHKAILLK
- a CDS encoding IS30 family transposase, with the protein product MAYGHLSQNERFMIANLLDYAYPVSEIAQMLRRSPSTISREIRRNRTPDGYHAGQADAQAQQRRWDATSRTISDHQWALIEDKIRQDWSPEQIHGWLDHTGQQPVSHEWIYEYIYRDQTAGGPLHTHLRCQKTQRKRYGTYGKRGPIPHRVSISQRPATVDTRERIGDWEGDTILGKGRSQALVSLVDRATRFTLLAKVDRKAADAVQAAIVRLLRPYPAQTHTLTLDNGPEFARHQTMTQKLHMAVYFAHPYSAWERGTNENTNGLVRQYLPKGTAFDDVTDADLDWIMHRLNTRPRKCLDYRTPAALFYGNHETSSVALRG